The following nucleotide sequence is from Melioribacteraceae bacterium.
ATGCACTGAGTTATGATTATAGTGGATCACTATTTAATCCTGCTGGACTTGGAACAGCAAGTAATTTAGAATTCAGCGGTTCTTTTATTTACAACTCACTTGATAACAACACAGACTTTTTTGGTACTCAATCTGACTTTACAAATAACAGTACAAACCTTTCGCAAGTGGGATTTGTTTTTCCATTGCCAACCGCTCAAGGCAGTTTAGTTTTTGGATTGGGATTTAATCAAAGTAAGAATTTTAATTCGGCAGTTAAGTTTGATGGATTTAATGATGGTAATACTTCCATGATTCAATCACTGCTTGGATTTGGTGATGTCTCATATCAACTTTATTTAACAGATACAACCGGAACCCAAACTCCAATAAATGGCAGATTAAACCAAAGCGGGGATATTATTGATGAAGGTAAGTTAAATAATTGGGCATTATCCGGAGCTATAGAAGTTGCAAAAGGTGTTTTTGTGGGGGGTACTCTTAATATTATTTCCGGAAACTATAAATCTGATAGAAGATATTACGAAGACGATACAAGAAATATTTACAACTCGTCTGTCTGGACTGATCCTTCTGAACCTTTCACGGCCGACTTCCAGTCATTTTATGTTAATGATGTTCTTGATTGGGATATATCCGGTTGGGATTTCAAGTTTGGTTTATTGTATCGATTCCCTCAATTTTTAAAGATAGGTGCAACTATAAAATTCCCTACTCAATATACCATAAAGGAAAAATATTATGTTGAAGCAAGAAGTGAATTCGGAACAGGTACATCAGTTGACATGGATCCGATACGTAATGAAATTGAATATGACATTACAACACCATTCGAATTTACAGGAGCGATTGCATATGAAATAGCCGGTTTAACTTTGTCGGCTGAAGGAACATTTATTGATTACACTCAAATGGAATTCGGTGACGGTTTGGATGCTGGATTAGTTAGTCAAAATAACAGAGATATTAAAAGTGTTTTCCGGTCTGTTTTAAATTATAATGTTGGACTCGAGTATAAACTTCCGTATCCATTTGTTTCTTTAAGAGGCGGTTTTATTATGCAGCCTTCGGCTTATGATAATGATCCTTCGGAATTTAATAGAAAATATTTCACAGCGGGAATTGGTTTGATGCCCAATAAAACTCTTTCACTTGATTTGGCTTATGCCAGAGGTTGGTGGCAGAATATTGGAGATAATTACGGTGTAAACGATTCACGAACCTATCAAGATATTACAACTGATAATTTTATTATGACAATAAAATATTTGTTTTAAGTTAATCTTAGTTGATTGACTTCATTTACTAGGCACCTTATTTTTTATAAGGTGCTTTTTTTATTTGGAGTAATTTGAAAAAAGGTAGAATTGTTAGAATAGAGAGTAAAGATTATTACGTTTTATCGGACCAAGATAAAATTGTAAGATGTTATCTTCGTGGTAAATTCCAAAAAGAATTTGAATTAAAGAAAGATAAACTCTTCACTTTAGATATCGCCGCAGTTGGTGATTTCGTAAAATTCTCTAAGAACGAAGACGGAACCGGAGCAATTGAAAAAATTGAAGAAAGAAAAAATCATATTTCCCGCAAAGCTCCCAAAATTAAAGGCGCAAGTTATCGAGGACAAAGACTTGAACAAATCGTATGTGCTAACGTTGATAATTTATTCATCGTAACCAGCATTAAAAAACCTTCATTCAATAATCGATCTGTCGATAGACTTTTAGTTACTGCCGAAAGTTCGCATGTAAAACCATTTCTTATCATCAACAAAGTTGATCTCGACAAAAACGATTCAGCTCAAAAATGGAAAGAGTTTTATGAGGAAATCGGTTATACTGTTTTTGTAACATCAACTGAAGTTGAAATTGATTCATTTGCAAAAATTGAAAGTGAGTTGGAAGGAAAAGTAAATCTTTTCTGGGGTCATTCGGGTGTGGGTAAGTCGTCAATTCTTAATAAGATTTTCCCGGAATTAAATTTTAAAGTAAAAAAAATAAGTGATCATTCTAACAAAGGAACGCACACAACTGTCACATCAAGAATGGAATTGGTCGGCAAAGATACATTTATAATCGATACTCCGGGTATCAGAGAAATTGATCCATACGGCATTACACAAGAGAATCTTTCACATTACTTCAATGAGTTTGTAAAATTCATTCATGATTGCAAGTTTAATACATGCACTCATCATCATGAACCCGGTTGTGCTGTTATTAAAGCCGTTGAAGCAGGAAAAATATCAGAGGAGAGATATATAAGTTATCTTAATATTCTGGATACCATTGAAGAAGATCTTTACTTTTGATTATGTTTAACAAAATTTATCATTTCCGATATAAATAATTTTACAATTTTATCGGGAACGCCATCAACGTGTAAAGATTTCAATCTCATATCGCATTGATCATTAACATAATCGATCAAAAAGAGTTCATCGTTTTTATCAAGAGCAAATTCGCTAGAAAAGTAATCCAATCCGGCAACCGCATTAATTTTTTGCATAGCAATTTCAATTTGTGGTATAACTTCGGGAAAAATATTTTTTGCGTCAATTTCTGAGTAAAGAAGTGTTTCATCATCCCAAAGCAGTGGAATAATTTTGCCGAAAAACCAGAGTACTCTAAACCAGGCTTTACTTCCTTTTCTTGTTATAGGATAGATTTTTTGCTGAACTAAATAACTATCATCTCGAAGTGTTTTCCTAGCCAAATTAATATCTTCTACTGAAGTTGCATTTTTTATTACTCCCTCACCCCCACCGGAATAATAAGCTGGTTTTATAATAAATGGAATCCCAATTTGCTGTAGATCTTCTTCCCCGATTGAAATGTTTTCTACTTTGTCTAATGGAGGAATTATAATTGTCTTTGGAATTTTTAATCCGGCATTGATCAATTTTTCCTGTACACGTGATTTATCAACCGCGGGATCAACTTTATGATATTCGTTTATTATTCTGCAATTACTATTTGTTAATAGTCTTGCTAACTCCAAAAAATTTTCATCTTCATCTGAAGCCCGATCGATATAAAAGCCGAACCTAAGTTTATCATTTCTTACATAATCGGTAATTTCATCGATGTTTTTTCTGTTAATAACGAAAGTTGAAAGCCCGTTTTCTTGGAACATTTTTTCGACTAACTGAGTAAACTCAATGTCATAAATCCAGGTATATGATATGGCTAAATCAAATTTCATTGTCTCTCAAATTAGAGCCAAAATTAGTCAATTAAGGTAATGATTTCAATTAAATTACCTTGTTATTATATCTGTATAAAACTATTTTTCAAATCAAATTAAGAAGAGAATTATGTATAAATATGTTTTAGTTTTTATTTCTGCTTTAATGTTTTTCGCATGCTCCAGTTCACAAGATCTTCAAGAGCAAAAAGAGATTTCTGAGGACGAAGTTAAAAATAAAGCCATCGCTCAAGAAATATTTATCGAAGGTTCCCTTAGTGAAATGAGGGGAGACTATGAATCTGCGGTTAATTATTATCAACAAGCATTAAAATTAGATCCGACTCCCGGAATTAATTTTGCATTGGCAAAAAATTTAATGAGAATCAAAAAATTACCCGCCGCATTAACTCATGCTAAAGAGGCAGTGAAAAGTGAACCCAATAATAGTGAGTATAATTATTTACTTGCTACAATTTATCAAGTTGGTAATCAACCCGATTCGGCTGCTACTATTTATAATAATATTATCGCAAATGATTCAACCGATGAACGAGCATATTATTCTTTGGCGCAAATTTACGAAACATCAAAACCCATCAAAGCTTTAGAACTTTATAACAAATTAATTGATATGATTGGTCCGGAATGGAATGTTCTCGTAAACATTGCAGATCTTAACGAAAGAATGGGAAATGTTGATGCAACAATAGAAACTCTAGAAGAATTAATAAAAGTTGATCCTAATAATTTGCAAATGAAGAAACTGCTTATTGAGTCCTACTTAAAAACTGAAAATTATGAAAAGTCATTGAGTATGTCGGATCAATTATTACTTCAATTTCCCGATGATACAAATCTACTCGAGTACCGTGCTAATTCATTGGTACAATCTGGCAGATGGGAAGAAGGTGCTGAAGAATACATGAAATTGAGTAAACGCGAAGATATGCCATTGCAATCAAAGATTCATATCGGTGGAGCCTTTTTTGCAAGAGCACAGAATGATTCACTATCACTCCGACGTGCAAAACAAATTTTTACCGAAATTGATTCGGACACAACTCACTGGCAGATAAAATTATTCTTAGCTCAAATAGCAATTGAGGAAGGTAATGATTCGCTTGCAGTTGAGAATTATAAGAAATCTTCTGAACTGGCACCCTGGAATCCTCAAATATTAATGTCGCTTGGCGGACTCCTCTTCGATTCAGCTAAATATGAAGAAGCAATCAAAGTTCTTGTACCGGCATTGGAAAGATTTCCTGATGAATTCGTGTTGAATTTAATATTGGGACTTTCTTACACACAGACAAATAAAAGTAAAGAAGCAGAGCCATATTTAAAGAAAGCATTACTACTTAATCCTGATGATTTCACCGGACTTTATGCTTACGGTGTAACCCTTAATCAACTTAAAAAGGAAGAAGAAGCACTAATATATTTGGATAAAGCACTTGAACAAGAACCACATAACGTATCGTTGATAGGGACTATCGGATTGATTCATGAAAATCTCGGTAACTCTGAGAAATCGGCTGAGTTGTATGAGCAAGCATTATTAATAGATTCAACAAACGCCTTAGTATTAAACAATTATGCCTATGCGTTAGCCGAACGAAATGTTGATTTGGAAAGAGCACTTAAGTATGTATCAAAAGCACTCGAGTTTGATTCGACAAATTCTTCTTATTTAGATACGATTGGCTGGGTATATTTCAAGATGGGTGAATATGAGAAAGCAAAATATTATATTGAACAATCTTTAGAAACCGGACCTGATAACGCGGAAGTGACAGATCATTTGGGTGACGTTTATTATATGCTGAATGAAAAATCTAAAGCTAGGGAATTGTGGGAAAGCGCATTTGAGTTAGACCCGGAAAGAGAAGGCTTAAAAGAAAAAATTGAAAAGGGGAGTTTGTGAAAAAGAAATTTGTTCGTTTTACGGTTTACTTGTTGATATTCCTTTCGGCTGCAATAGTTTTTAATTCGTGTGTACCTTCAAAACCTGTTGACGAAGAACGTATTCTTCCGGCTGACCGGCTAATAAAAAAACTTGAAGCAAATCGAAGAAAAATAAAAACTTTCTCCGGAAGTGGAACAATTAACATTGAAAGTCCTCAGCTAACAGCTAAGGCAAGTTTCCAAGTCGTGATAAAGAAACCGGATTCAATGCAAATTTCTTTTTATGGGCCTTTTGGAATTGATCTTGCACAAGCAGTAGCAACTAAACGTGATTTTCTTTTTTATGATGTGATTAACAATAGAGTTTACAGAGGAATTACAAAAAATTTATCATTAAAAAATATTTTTAAAGTTGATCTTACTTTTGAAGAACTTATGGATGCATTTGCCGGTGCCGTAGATTTAACTGATAAATTACGTCGAGAACCTGATGATCTTTTTGTTAAAAATGATACTTACTACTTAACTTATTCTGATGATATTACCGGAAGAAACAGTATATATGAAATTTTAATTGATGATCTTGCCATCACAAAGTATAAAATAATTGAGCAGCCGTCGAACTCAATTCTAGAAGGAGCTTACCGTGACTTTGATAACTTTGAAGATGTTCCGCTTCCTTATAAAATCAACGTAAACTATAAATTGATGAAACAAGATATCAATATTGAATACAGAAGTATAAAAGTTAATCAAGATATAGGGAAATTAACTTTTACAATTCCAGAGGATGCCGAAATAATTGAATGGTAAAAGTGATAAAACAATACCTTATTATTTTTGTTTTGCTATCGCTCCCAATCTTTTCACAAAGTAATGAAGAGATCGAAGAGCAGAATAAAGTTTTACAAGACTTACGTTCTGAAATCACCTCATTACAAAGCAAATTAAATCAACTTTCCGATCAAGAGAAAAAATCGTTAAACGCACTACAAAATTTAAATCAGCAAAGTCTGCTTATAAACCAAGTAATAACTCGATTAAAAAATGAAGAAGCTCAAAAAGAAAGAGAGATCGTTTCTTTGAGTAACCAGATTTCTGTTTTAGAAAGTGAAATCTCAAAGCTTAAGAAAGACTATTCGCGTTATATCGTATGGGTTTATAAAAATCAAAAAGGTAGTTTTTTAAAATTTCTCTTAAACGCTGAATCGATTAACCAAGCGCTCATACGCTATAAATATTTGAGTTACATTTCTGATGAAAAAGAAGAGACGTTGAATCAGCTTGTGGATAAAAAAGAAAAGTTTACAAAATTGGTTGCTCAAAGAGAAATAGAGCTAAAAGAAAAAGTCAGACTAGTTGCAGAAAAAGAAAATGAACAAAGAACTTTGGATGATAAAAAAATTGCAAGTCAATCAATTATTGATAATTTGAAAAATGACCAAAACGCAGTTCTCAAGGAAATTGAAGATAAACGACGTGCAGAAATTCAAATCAAAAATATAATTGCAAAATTAATTGAAGATGAACGTAAAAGATTAGAAGAAATGCGTTTGGCTAGAATGAACGATGAGAAAGTCATGTTTGAATATAATTACGACGACTTTGAAAACTTTGCCAATCTCGAAGGAAGAATGAATTGGCCCGTTCGCTCAGGAAGTATTATCCGTAACTTTGGCGAAAATAGAAATGTGAAATTAAATACAGTTACCTTAAATTACGGTGTAGATATTGTAACTGACATAAGCGAATCTGTATATTCGGTTGCAGAAGGTATAGTCTCCGCAATTGAGTGGATACCCGGTTACGGCAGTGTGGTCATAATAACTCACAAAAATAATTTTAGAACAGTTTACGGTCACGTAGCTGACATTAATGTAACAGAGGGACAAAAAGTTAATGGCGGAACCGTAATCGGAAAAGTAAACCCAAGCTTAGAAGGAAATATCTTACACTTTGAGATTTGGAATGAAAGGAATTATCAGAATCCCGAAGTTTGGTTGGTTAGGAAATAATAACTGAAATTATTTTGATAAAAAAATTAGCTATAAATTTCTCTTCTCTAACCATTTTACAGATCAGTAATTATGTTATCCCGTTAATTACATTTCCTTATTTAGTTCGTGTTTTGGGCCCGACTAATTTTGGATTGGCAAACTTTGCTTTTGCCTTTTTAGTTTACTTTAATACCGTTATAGAATTTGGTTTTAATTTTTCATCTACCCGCGAGATAGCTCAACTAAAAGATGACAAAAACAAAATTAATCAACTTTTTAATCTTACCTTTTTCAGTAAAATTATTTTACTTATCCCAATTTCAATTTTGTATTTTATTCTGATTTCTATAATTCCATTCTTTAGTGAAAACTACTTAATATATACGATTGCATTTTTATCAATAATCGGCAACTTATTATTCCCGGTTTGGTTTTTCCAGGGTATTGAGAAAATGTATTACATAACAATCTTCAATATTTTCTTTAGGATAATAGGTGTTGTGTTTATTTTTTTATTTGTGATAGAAGAGAAAGATTTGATAACATATTTGTTAATTACCTCCGGTGTTCTAGTGTTGACCGGAGCTTTTTCTATTTACTTTTTGTTACAGCAAAAATTAGTTGACTTAGCTATTCCGAAGTTTGCATCTATTAAACAACATTTAAGTGAAGGGTTTAATTTATTCTCATCTCAATACTTAATAATGCTTTATACTACATCAAATACATTTATTCTGGGATTGATAAGTGGTAACACTGCAGTAGGATTTTTTACGGGTGCGGATAAAATTCGTTCAGCTGTTCAGAATATAGGGGGAATTGCCGGACAAACAATCTTTCCGCATATATCTAATTTGTTTCGGGAAAGTAAAGTCTCGACTATAAAATTTCTTAAAAAATATTTAATAGTTATTGGAATACCGGCATTTTTACTAAGCACTTTTCTTTTTTTATTTAGCGAAGAGTTGATCCTTCTTATATTGGGGGAGCAATATTTAAGCTCAGTTCAAATATTAAAATGGCTGGCTTATCTTCCTTTCATTATATTCTTAAGTAACGTTTTTGGAATACAATTTATGCTTGGTCAAGGATTTGATAGTGAGTTCAGAAAAATTATCTTTATTGGCGCAATACTGAATTTACTTTTATTAATAAATTTTGTTCCGCGATATGGAGCAGAAGGTACAGCAGCTAGTATGCTGATTACTGAAATAGCAATCACATTATTAACATTCGCATTTGTTATCCGACATAAAAATGAAATATGATTATCTTATAGTCGGAGCGGGTTTTGCCGGGTCAGTTATGGCAGAACGATTAGCTTCTCAACTAAACAAAAAAGTGTTAGTTGTGGAGAAACGTGGACATATTGCAGGTAACGCATATGACGAATATGACGAACATGGGATCTTAGTTCATCGTTATGGACCGCATATTTTTCATACAAACAGTAAAAAAGTTTTCGATTACTTAAGTCAATTTACCGAGTGGATTACTTATGAACACAAAGTTCTGGCAAAATTAAACGGAAGTTTGTACCCAATTCCTATTAATAGATTAACAGTCAATAAACTTTATCAAAAGGATTTTACAACAGAAAAAGAAGTGGCAGAGTATTTTGAATCAGTAAGAGAGAGAAGACACCCAATACTAAATTCTGAGGATATCATTGTCAATCAAGTTGGAGTTGATTTATTTGAGAAATTTTTCAGATATTATACAAAGAAACAATGGGACTTGGAACCGAGAGAATTAAACCCATCTGTTTGTGGCAGAATTCCGGTTAGAACAAATGATGATTGCAGATATTTTACAGATAAATTTCAATTTATGCCGAAGGATGGATACACAAAAATGTTTGAAAAGATTTTATCACATAAAAATATCGAAGTCGTTTTGAATACAGATTTTAAGGATATAGTAGAAGGAGTTAAATTTGATAAAATGATCTACACCGGACCGATTGATTATTTTTTTGATTATCAATTTGGAAAACTTCCTTATAGATCGATTAGGTTTGAGTGGGAGACATTGGAAACTTCTGACTATCAACGAGCCCCGGTGATTAATTACGTAGATGACTCATTTGAATTTACACGCGTGACAGAATACAAAAAACTAACGGGACAAAAAAATAATTACACAACAATAACAAGAGAATACGCATCTACAAAAGATGATCCTTATTATCCAATTCCAACGAAAGGTAATCAGCAATTATAT
It contains:
- a CDS encoding DUF4292 domain-containing protein encodes the protein MKKKFVRFTVYLLIFLSAAIVFNSCVPSKPVDEERILPADRLIKKLEANRRKIKTFSGSGTINIESPQLTAKASFQVVIKKPDSMQISFYGPFGIDLAQAVATKRDFLFYDVINNRVYRGITKNLSLKNIFKVDLTFEELMDAFAGAVDLTDKLRREPDDLFVKNDTYYLTYSDDITGRNSIYEILIDDLAITKYKIIEQPSNSILEGAYRDFDNFEDVPLPYKINVNYKLMKQDINIEYRSIKVNQDIGKLTFTIPEDAEIIEW
- a CDS encoding flippase — protein: MIKKLAINFSSLTILQISNYVIPLITFPYLVRVLGPTNFGLANFAFAFLVYFNTVIEFGFNFSSTREIAQLKDDKNKINQLFNLTFFSKIILLIPISILYFILISIIPFFSENYLIYTIAFLSIIGNLLFPVWFFQGIEKMYYITIFNIFFRIIGVVFIFLFVIEEKDLITYLLITSGVLVLTGAFSIYFLLQQKLVDLAIPKFASIKQHLSEGFNLFSSQYLIMLYTTSNTFILGLISGNTAVGFFTGADKIRSAVQNIGGIAGQTIFPHISNLFRESKVSTIKFLKKYLIVIGIPAFLLSTFLFLFSEELILLILGEQYLSSVQILKWLAYLPFIIFLSNVFGIQFMLGQGFDSEFRKIIFIGAILNLLLLINFVPRYGAEGTAASMLITEIAITLLTFAFVIRHKNEI
- a CDS encoding tetratricopeptide repeat protein; translated protein: MYKYVLVFISALMFFACSSSQDLQEQKEISEDEVKNKAIAQEIFIEGSLSEMRGDYESAVNYYQQALKLDPTPGINFALAKNLMRIKKLPAALTHAKEAVKSEPNNSEYNYLLATIYQVGNQPDSAATIYNNIIANDSTDERAYYSLAQIYETSKPIKALELYNKLIDMIGPEWNVLVNIADLNERMGNVDATIETLEELIKVDPNNLQMKKLLIESYLKTENYEKSLSMSDQLLLQFPDDTNLLEYRANSLVQSGRWEEGAEEYMKLSKREDMPLQSKIHIGGAFFARAQNDSLSLRRAKQIFTEIDSDTTHWQIKLFLAQIAIEEGNDSLAVENYKKSSELAPWNPQILMSLGGLLFDSAKYEEAIKVLVPALERFPDEFVLNLILGLSYTQTNKSKEAEPYLKKALLLNPDDFTGLYAYGVTLNQLKKEEEALIYLDKALEQEPHNVSLIGTIGLIHENLGNSEKSAELYEQALLIDSTNALVLNNYAYALAERNVDLERALKYVSKALEFDSTNSSYLDTIGWVYFKMGEYEKAKYYIEQSLETGPDNAEVTDHLGDVYYMLNEKSKARELWESAFELDPEREGLKEKIEKGSL
- a CDS encoding peptidoglycan DD-metalloendopeptidase family protein; amino-acid sequence: MVKVIKQYLIIFVLLSLPIFSQSNEEIEEQNKVLQDLRSEITSLQSKLNQLSDQEKKSLNALQNLNQQSLLINQVITRLKNEEAQKEREIVSLSNQISVLESEISKLKKDYSRYIVWVYKNQKGSFLKFLLNAESINQALIRYKYLSYISDEKEETLNQLVDKKEKFTKLVAQREIELKEKVRLVAEKENEQRTLDDKKIASQSIIDNLKNDQNAVLKEIEDKRRAEIQIKNIIAKLIEDERKRLEEMRLARMNDEKVMFEYNYDDFENFANLEGRMNWPVRSGSIIRNFGENRNVKLNTVTLNYGVDIVTDISESVYSVAEGIVSAIEWIPGYGSVVIITHKNNFRTVYGHVADINVTEGQKVNGGTVIGKVNPSLEGNILHFEIWNERNYQNPEVWLVRK
- the glf gene encoding UDP-galactopyranose mutase, with translation MKYDYLIVGAGFAGSVMAERLASQLNKKVLVVEKRGHIAGNAYDEYDEHGILVHRYGPHIFHTNSKKVFDYLSQFTEWITYEHKVLAKLNGSLYPIPINRLTVNKLYQKDFTTEKEVAEYFESVRERRHPILNSEDIIVNQVGVDLFEKFFRYYTKKQWDLEPRELNPSVCGRIPVRTNDDCRYFTDKFQFMPKDGYTKMFEKILSHKNIEVVLNTDFKDIVEGVKFDKMIYTGPIDYFFDYQFGKLPYRSIRFEWETLETSDYQRAPVINYVDDSFEFTRVTEYKKLTGQKNNYTTITREYASTKDDPYYPIPTKGNQQLYQKYFGESSKLKSVSFLGRLAEYKYYNMDQVVARILQ
- the rsgA gene encoding ribosome small subunit-dependent GTPase A, which gives rise to MKKGRIVRIESKDYYVLSDQDKIVRCYLRGKFQKEFELKKDKLFTLDIAAVGDFVKFSKNEDGTGAIEKIEERKNHISRKAPKIKGASYRGQRLEQIVCANVDNLFIVTSIKKPSFNNRSVDRLLVTAESSHVKPFLIINKVDLDKNDSAQKWKEFYEEIGYTVFVTSTEVEIDSFAKIESELEGKVNLFWGHSGVGKSSILNKIFPELNFKVKKISDHSNKGTHTTVTSRMELVGKDTFIIDTPGIREIDPYGITQENLSHYFNEFVKFIHDCKFNTCTHHHEPGCAVIKAVEAGKISEERYISYLNILDTIEEDLYF